A genomic region of Sandaracinaceae bacterium contains the following coding sequences:
- a CDS encoding ATP-dependent Clp protease adaptor ClpS, whose translation MGRSGSQPEPKPDAERRVTVRRTFAKDRVAPLLESFSSVRHRAFGRSLEAKHRETTEAHLAAALLREDAVRRAVSACGADVDDIEALVEGTVDQERRRPWWAFGRTRESVALLSLYDRALMHAMSAELERVSPVMLLIRIVEAAPPSLVAERLRAFDLEAERLKLWVAHGRVEDEALPRGAGRASLRMMNDPFTTMEAVMSLLRSHLDVDEARAERLMRRVHEGGSAVVGRGPWDWARQKAEAIVAEARAMGFPLAVRVEAEDQR comes from the coding sequence ATGGGGCGCAGCGGTAGCCAGCCCGAGCCGAAGCCGGACGCCGAGCGGCGCGTCACGGTGCGGCGAACGTTCGCCAAGGACCGCGTGGCGCCGCTGCTCGAGTCCTTCTCCTCGGTCCGTCACCGCGCCTTCGGCCGCTCGCTCGAGGCCAAGCACCGCGAGACCACCGAGGCGCACCTCGCGGCCGCGCTCCTGCGCGAGGACGCGGTGCGACGGGCCGTGTCCGCCTGCGGCGCGGACGTGGACGACATCGAGGCCCTCGTGGAGGGCACGGTGGACCAGGAGCGGCGGCGACCCTGGTGGGCCTTCGGGCGCACGCGGGAGAGCGTGGCGCTGCTCTCGCTCTACGACCGGGCGCTGATGCACGCGATGAGCGCGGAGCTCGAGCGGGTGAGCCCGGTGATGCTGCTCATCCGGATCGTGGAGGCGGCGCCGCCGAGCCTGGTCGCCGAGCGGCTCCGGGCGTTCGACCTCGAGGCCGAGCGCCTCAAGCTCTGGGTCGCGCACGGACGCGTCGAGGACGAGGCGCTGCCCCGCGGCGCCGGGCGCGCGTCGCTCCGCATGATGAACGACCCCTTCACCACGATGGAGGCGGTGATGTCGCTGCTCCGGTCGCACCTCGACGTCGACGAGGCGCGCGCGGAGCGCCTCATGCGGCGCGTGCACGAGGGTGGCAGCGCGGTGGTCGGCCGCGGCCCCTGGGACTGGGCGCGCCAGAAGGCGGAGGCGATCGTCGCCGAGGCGCGGGCCATGGGCTTCCCGCTGGCCGTCCGCGTCGAGGCCGAAGACCAGCGCTAG